The following are encoded in a window of Fusobacterium sp. genomic DNA:
- the ispG gene encoding flavodoxin-dependent (E)-4-hydroxy-3-methylbut-2-enyl-diphosphate synthase, giving the protein MKKTREVKVGNIMIGGSNNIVIQSMTNTLTSDIEATIAQIKKLEDAGCQLVRMTINNMQAAEAIKEIKKRVSVPLAADIHFDYKLALAAMENGIDKLRINPGNIGNDENVTRVVQKAKKKSISIRIGVNSGSLEKEILKKYGSPTADAMVESAMYHIGLLEKNDFYDIIVSLKSSNVKMMVEAYRKISKKTDYPLHLGVTEAGTAFQGTVKSSIGIGSLLIDGIGNTIRVSLTEDPVEEIKVAKEILKVLGLIETGVEIISCPTCGRTEINLIGLAKKVEKEFGKENRKIKIAVMGCVVNGPGEAREADYGVAGGKGEGVLFKKGQIVKKVKESEILIELKKLIMEDEK; this is encoded by the coding sequence ATGAAAAAAACAAGAGAAGTAAAAGTAGGAAATATAATGATAGGTGGCAGCAATAATATTGTTATTCAATCTATGACTAATACTCTAACAAGTGATATAGAAGCTACTATAGCTCAAATAAAAAAATTAGAAGATGCAGGTTGCCAGCTTGTGAGAATGACTATAAATAATATGCAAGCAGCAGAAGCGATAAAAGAGATAAAAAAAAGAGTTTCAGTTCCTTTAGCAGCGGATATACATTTTGATTATAAACTTGCTTTAGCTGCTATGGAAAATGGGATAGATAAGCTTAGAATAAATCCTGGAAACATAGGTAATGATGAAAATGTAACTAGAGTAGTTCAAAAAGCCAAGAAGAAAAGTATCTCTATAAGAATAGGAGTTAATTCTGGTTCGTTAGAAAAAGAAATATTAAAAAAATATGGAAGTCCAACTGCAGATGCTATGGTAGAAAGTGCAATGTATCATATCGGTTTATTAGAAAAAAATGATTTTTATGATATAATAGTGTCTCTAAAGTCAAGTAATGTAAAAATGATGGTAGAAGCTTATAGAAAAATCAGCAAAAAAACAGATTATCCTCTTCATTTAGGAGTAACAGAGGCAGGAACAGCATTTCAAGGAACAGTGAAATCATCAATAGGAATAGGGTCACTCTTAATAGATGGAATTGGTAATACAATCAGAGTATCTTTAACAGAAGATCCAGTAGAAGAAATAAAAGTAGCAAAAGAGATTCTAAAAGTATTGGGATTAATAGAAACAGGAGTAGAGATCATTTCTTGTCCTACTTGTGGGAGAACTGAAATAAATTTAATAGGTCTTGCTAAAAAAGTAGAAAAGGAGTTTGGAAAAGAAAATCGTAAAATAAAGATAGCGGTCATGGGGTGTGTAGTAAATGGACCAGGAGAAGCTAGAGAAGCTGATTATGGTGTGGCTGGTGGAAAAGGTGAAGGAGTGCTCTTTAAAAAGGGACAAATTGTAAAAAAAGTAAAAGAATCTGAAATATTGATAGAATTAAAAAAATTGATAATGGAGGATGAAAAATAA